The Streptomyces tendae genome has a window encoding:
- a CDS encoding DEAD/DEAH box helicase, which translates to MTQARANDRTSRTRTAGKGGRRGGFAGGRGGAPRQSKGSGNRRSAPTGEFALPVTTTPALPAVEAFEELALPAEMLAALGSEGVTAPFPIQAATLPNSLAGRDVLGRGRTGSGKTLAFGLPLLARTAGRRAEPRRPLALVLVPTRELAGQVTDALTPYARSVRLRLATVVGGLSIGKQASALRAGAEVVVATPGRLKDLVDRGDCILEEVAITVLDEADQMTDMGFMPQVTRLLDQVRPDGQRLLFSATLDRNVDQLVRRYLSDPVVHSVDPSAGAVTTMEHHLLHVDDADKRRTTTEIAARDGRVIMFLDTKHAVDRLTKHLLSNGVRAAGLHGGKSQPQRTRTLTQFKDGHVTVLVATNVAARGIHVDNLGLVVNVDPPGDPKDYLHRGGRTARAGESGSVITLVTRDQRRDVSRLMAQAGITPRITEVRPGDEELNRITGARTPSGVPVVITVPVVERPRRAASPSSRRRGRGAQGRRTQGGTAQGGTAQGGRQVTGGKAQGTTGQSASAQDRSGRPRRADGAQHRRARTATAADRAA; encoded by the coding sequence CGCAGGCAAGGGCGGCCGCCGAGGCGGCTTCGCCGGCGGCCGCGGCGGTGCGCCGCGACAGTCCAAGGGCTCCGGCAACCGCAGGAGCGCGCCGACCGGCGAGTTCGCCCTCCCCGTGACGACCACCCCCGCCCTCCCCGCCGTGGAGGCCTTCGAGGAACTGGCGCTCCCCGCCGAGATGCTGGCCGCCCTCGGCAGCGAAGGCGTGACGGCACCGTTCCCCATCCAGGCGGCCACGCTGCCGAACTCGCTGGCCGGCCGTGACGTCCTCGGCCGTGGCCGCACCGGCTCCGGCAAGACCCTCGCCTTCGGCCTGCCGCTGCTGGCCCGCACCGCCGGCCGCCGCGCCGAGCCCCGCAGGCCGCTCGCCCTGGTCCTCGTCCCCACCCGGGAGCTCGCCGGGCAGGTCACCGACGCGCTGACGCCGTACGCCCGCTCCGTGCGGCTGCGGCTGGCCACCGTGGTCGGCGGGCTGTCGATCGGCAAGCAGGCGTCCGCGCTGCGGGCCGGCGCCGAGGTCGTCGTCGCGACGCCCGGACGGCTCAAGGACCTCGTCGACCGGGGTGACTGCATACTCGAAGAGGTCGCCATCACGGTGCTCGACGAGGCCGACCAGATGACCGACATGGGCTTCATGCCCCAGGTCACCAGGCTCCTCGACCAGGTGCGTCCCGACGGGCAGCGCCTGTTGTTCTCGGCCACCCTCGACCGCAACGTCGACCAGCTGGTCCGGCGCTACCTCAGCGACCCGGTGGTCCACTCCGTCGACCCGTCCGCGGGCGCGGTGACCACCATGGAGCACCACCTGCTCCACGTCGACGACGCCGACAAGCGCCGGACGACCACCGAGATCGCGGCGCGCGACGGCCGGGTCATCATGTTCCTGGACACCAAGCACGCGGTGGACCGGCTGACCAAGCACCTGCTGAGCAACGGCGTGCGCGCCGCGGGTCTGCACGGCGGCAAGTCCCAGCCGCAGCGCACCCGGACGCTCACCCAGTTCAAGGACGGGCACGTCACCGTGCTGGTGGCGACCAACGTCGCGGCGCGCGGCATCCACGTCGACAACCTCGGCCTGGTCGTCAACGTCGACCCGCCCGGCGACCCCAAGGACTACCTGCACCGCGGCGGACGCACGGCCCGCGCCGGCGAGTCCGGCAGCGTGATCACCCTGGTCACGCGGGACCAGCGGCGCGACGTCAGCCGGCTCATGGCCCAGGCGGGCATCACCCCGCGCATCACCGAGGTCCGGCCGGGCGACGAGGAGCTGAACCGCATCACCGGCGCCCGCACGCCGTCCGGCGTGCCCGTCGTGATCACGGTGCCGGTCGTGGAGCGGCCCCGCCGCGCCGCCTCCCCGTCCTCCCGCCGCCGCGGCCGGGGCGCCCAGGGACGCCGTACCCAGGGCGGCACCGCCCAGGGCGGTACGGCCCAGGGCGGCCGTCAGGTCACCGGCGGCAAGGCCCAGGGCACCACGGGACAGAGCGCGTCGGCGCAGGACCGCTCCGGCCGGCCCCGCCGCGCCGACGGCGCCCAGCACCGCAGGGCCCGTACCGCAACGGCCGCGGACCGCGCGGCCTAG
- a CDS encoding sulfite exporter TauE/SafE family protein, translated as MTPLEMLGVFAAGIGAGALNAVVGSGTLVTFPVLLAAGLSPLTATVSNALGLVPGAVSGAIGYRRELAGQGRRVRRLGVGAALGGITGACLLLTLPAEAFETIVPCLVGLALVLVALQPLISRTVRNRRPADRPVRRDGGWPLSTGLTLASVYGGYFAAAQGIIYISLMGLLLDEPLQRLNAVKNVLVAVVNTVAATLFLFVADFDWTAVALIAAGSALGGQLGAMTGRRFRPAVLRALVVAVGTVALVQLLLR; from the coding sequence GTGACACCGCTCGAGATGCTCGGCGTGTTCGCGGCCGGCATCGGCGCGGGCGCCCTGAACGCCGTCGTCGGCTCGGGCACGCTCGTGACGTTCCCCGTGCTGCTCGCCGCCGGCCTGTCGCCCCTCACCGCCACCGTCTCCAACGCCCTCGGGCTCGTGCCCGGCGCCGTCAGCGGGGCCATCGGCTACCGCCGCGAACTCGCGGGACAGGGGCGGCGCGTACGCAGGCTGGGCGTGGGCGCGGCGCTCGGCGGGATCACGGGCGCCTGCCTGCTGCTCACCCTGCCGGCCGAGGCGTTCGAGACGATCGTGCCGTGCCTGGTCGGTCTGGCCCTCGTCCTCGTCGCCCTCCAGCCCCTGATCAGCCGCACGGTACGGAACCGGCGTCCCGCGGACCGCCCCGTCCGGCGGGACGGGGGATGGCCACTGTCCACCGGCCTGACGCTGGCCAGCGTCTACGGCGGGTACTTCGCCGCCGCCCAGGGCATCATCTACATCTCCCTGATGGGCCTGCTCCTCGACGAGCCGCTGCAGCGCCTCAACGCCGTCAAGAACGTCCTCGTCGCCGTCGTCAACACGGTCGCCGCGACCCTCTTCCTCTTCGTCGCCGACTTCGACTGGACGGCCGTCGCCCTCATCGCGGCCGGCTCCGCGCTGGGCGGTCAGCTCGGGGCGATGACGGGCCGCCGCTTCCGCCCCGCCGTGCTGCGGGCCCTCGTCGTGGCGGTCGGCACCGTCGCTCTCGTCCAGCTCCTGCTGCGCTGA
- a CDS encoding glycoside hydrolase family 5 protein yields the protein MTPARPRTHPAALAVALASALLLVLTAAVPAAAVPAPTRYGAQVPITSRAATPVDTHGQLRVCGTKLCDRHGTPVQLRGMSTHGTQWYAQCLTDASLDALAHDWRADVLRVSTYVQEGGYETDPAHFTALADRLIRQASDRGLYVIVDWHMLEPGDPMANLDRARTFFTDIASRHKDRVNVLYEIANEPSGVSWSRIKDYAERIIPVVRAADPDAPVLVGTRAWSSFGVSEGADESEVVNNPVDASNIMYTFHFYAASHRDEYLAALSRAADRIPVFVTEFGTQNYAGEDADDFPMARRYLDLMARKQISWVNWNFSDDHRSGAVFQPGTCAGDGPWSGTASLKPAGVWIRDRIRTPDGARGA from the coding sequence ATGACACCGGCACGTCCTCGAACACACCCCGCCGCCCTCGCGGTGGCACTCGCCAGTGCCCTCCTCCTCGTCCTGACCGCGGCGGTCCCCGCCGCCGCCGTACCGGCCCCCACCCGGTACGGTGCACAGGTGCCGATCACCAGCCGCGCAGCCACCCCCGTCGACACCCACGGACAGCTCAGGGTCTGCGGTACGAAACTCTGCGACCGGCACGGCACCCCGGTCCAGCTGCGCGGCATGAGCACGCACGGCACCCAGTGGTACGCCCAGTGCCTGACCGACGCCTCCCTCGACGCCCTCGCCCACGACTGGCGCGCCGACGTCCTGCGGGTGTCCACCTACGTGCAGGAGGGCGGCTACGAGACCGACCCCGCGCACTTCACCGCCCTCGCCGACCGTCTGATCCGGCAGGCGAGCGACCGCGGCCTGTACGTGATCGTCGACTGGCACATGCTGGAGCCGGGCGACCCCATGGCCAACCTGGACCGGGCCCGGACGTTCTTCACCGACATCGCGAGCCGCCACAAGGACCGCGTCAACGTCCTCTACGAGATCGCCAACGAGCCCAGCGGGGTGAGCTGGTCACGCATCAAGGACTACGCGGAGCGGATCATCCCGGTCGTCCGCGCCGCCGACCCCGACGCGCCCGTCCTCGTCGGCACCCGGGCCTGGTCCTCGTTCGGGGTCTCCGAGGGCGCCGACGAGTCGGAGGTCGTCAACAACCCGGTCGACGCCTCGAACATCATGTACACCTTCCACTTCTACGCCGCCTCGCACCGGGACGAGTACCTCGCGGCCCTGTCCCGCGCCGCCGACCGGATCCCCGTGTTCGTCACCGAGTTCGGCACCCAGAACTACGCCGGTGAGGACGCCGACGACTTCCCGATGGCCCGGCGCTACCTGGATCTGATGGCGCGGAAGCAGATCAGCTGGGTCAACTGGAACTTCTCCGACGACCACCGCTCCGGCGCCGTGTTCCAGCCGGGCACCTGCGCCGGCGACGGCCCCTGGTCCGGCACGGCGTCGCTGAAGCCCGCCGGCGTCTGGATCCGCGACCGCATCAGGACCCCGGACGGCGCCCGCGGCGCGTGA
- a CDS encoding SDR family NAD(P)-dependent oxidoreductase, protein MQIDLKGRTALVTGSTQGIGAAIATGLARAGARVAVNGRSEERVREGAAALEREVPGAEVVPVAADVTTEEGAARVAEALPQVDILVNNLGVFGVADPLEISDDEWRRFFEVNVLAAVRLIRLFLPGMTERGWGRVQNIASDSAIVIPAEMIHYGMSKTALLALGRGFAKQAAGTGVTVNSVIAGPTHTGGVEDFVYELVDRDLPWEEAQRVFMREHRPQSLLHRLIEPEEIANMVVYLASDQASATTGGAVRVDGGYVDSILP, encoded by the coding sequence GTGCAGATCGATCTCAAGGGCCGTACAGCGCTGGTCACGGGTTCCACCCAGGGCATCGGAGCGGCGATCGCCACCGGGCTGGCGCGGGCGGGGGCCCGGGTCGCGGTCAACGGACGCTCGGAGGAGCGGGTGCGCGAGGGTGCGGCCGCGCTGGAGCGGGAGGTGCCGGGTGCGGAGGTGGTGCCGGTCGCGGCGGACGTGACCACGGAGGAGGGCGCCGCGCGGGTCGCCGAGGCGCTGCCCCAGGTCGACATTCTGGTCAACAACCTCGGGGTGTTCGGTGTCGCCGACCCACTGGAGATCAGTGACGACGAGTGGCGCCGCTTCTTCGAGGTGAACGTGCTGGCGGCGGTGCGGCTGATCCGCCTCTTCCTGCCCGGGATGACCGAGCGCGGCTGGGGGCGGGTGCAGAACATCGCCAGCGACTCGGCGATCGTCATCCCGGCCGAGATGATCCACTACGGCATGTCCAAGACCGCGCTGCTTGCCCTGGGCCGTGGCTTCGCCAAGCAGGCCGCGGGCACCGGGGTCACGGTGAACTCGGTCATCGCGGGTCCCACCCACACGGGCGGCGTGGAGGACTTCGTGTACGAACTGGTGGACCGCGACCTGCCGTGGGAGGAGGCACAGCGCGTCTTCATGCGGGAACACCGCCCGCAATCGCTGCTGCACCGGCTGATCGAGCCCGAGGAGATCGCCAACATGGTCGTCTACCTCGCCTCCGACCAGGCGTCGGCCACGACCGGAGGGGCGGTTCGGGTCGACGGCGGGTACGTCGACTCGATCCTGCCGTGA
- the ppk2 gene encoding polyphosphate kinase 2: MTADHPDAHEGRTDAGTDESRTTGDDLLHGLEVDVRRPERPVLLDADGAPIETWRENHPYDRKIRRSEYERTKRVLQIELLKMQRWVKDTGQRMVVVCEGRDAAGKGGTIQRFMERLNPRGARVVALEKPTEREAGQWYFQRYVAHLPARGEIVFFDRSWYNRAGVERVMGFCSEDEYRLFLEQTPLFERLLTDDGIMLVKFWFSVSRAEQRTRFAIRQVDPVRRWKLSPMDLESLDRWDDYTKAKVEMFRATDTPHAPWTVVKNNDKRRGRLEAMRSLLDRCDYPAKDHGALGKPDPLIVGAADTLLEAGEEPAVLSPTPLAGPGHGPGSHPENGQRRAES, from the coding sequence GTGACGGCCGACCACCCGGACGCGCACGAGGGCCGTACGGACGCGGGGACGGACGAGTCCCGCACGACCGGCGACGATCTGCTCCACGGGCTGGAGGTGGACGTCCGGCGTCCGGAGCGGCCCGTGCTTCTGGACGCCGACGGCGCCCCGATCGAGACCTGGCGCGAGAACCATCCCTACGACCGGAAGATCCGCAGGTCGGAGTACGAGCGCACGAAACGCGTGCTGCAGATCGAACTGCTGAAGATGCAGCGCTGGGTGAAGGACACCGGCCAGCGGATGGTCGTGGTGTGCGAGGGGCGGGACGCGGCCGGCAAGGGCGGCACGATCCAGCGGTTCATGGAACGTCTCAATCCGCGCGGCGCCCGCGTGGTCGCCCTGGAGAAGCCGACCGAGCGAGAAGCGGGGCAGTGGTACTTCCAGCGCTACGTGGCTCATCTGCCGGCCCGCGGCGAGATCGTCTTCTTCGACCGCTCCTGGTACAACCGGGCCGGTGTCGAGCGGGTCATGGGTTTCTGTTCGGAGGACGAGTACCGGCTGTTCCTGGAACAGACCCCGCTGTTCGAACGGCTGCTCACCGACGACGGCATCATGCTGGTGAAGTTCTGGTTCTCCGTCTCCCGGGCCGAGCAGCGCACCCGCTTCGCCATCCGCCAGGTCGACCCGGTGCGGCGGTGGAAACTGTCGCCGATGGACCTGGAGTCGCTGGACCGCTGGGACGACTACACCAAGGCCAAGGTGGAGATGTTCCGCGCCACCGACACCCCGCACGCGCCGTGGACGGTCGTGAAGAACAACGACAAGCGCCGCGGCCGGCTGGAGGCCATGCGCAGCCTCCTCGACCGCTGCGACTACCCGGCCAAGGACCACGGGGCGCTCGGCAAGCCGGACCCGCTGATCGTGGGCGCGGCCGACACCCTCCTGGAGGCCGGCGAGGAACCCGCGGTCCTCTCGCCGACCCCCCTCGCGGGTCCCGGCCACGGCCCGGGCAGCCACCCGGAGAACGGACAGCGGCGCGCGGAGTCCTGA
- the yicI gene encoding alpha-xylosidase, which yields MKFTDGFWRIRDGVQISYATEVRDVRAESKRFTSYASTKTVTRRGDTLNAPLVTVECFSPAEGVVGVRVTHHAGRRRPGPDFALAGVAEGAGEVRRDGPVTELTSGPLTLRLDGDGTFGLTFLDPDGRELTRAGAKSTAYATTGDGAHHVLSRLSLGVGEHVYGLGERFTPFVKNGQTVDVWQADGGTSSEQAYKNVPFYLSSRGYGVFVNHPGAVSFEVGSESVGQVQFSVEDQSLEYYVIAGPTPKEVLGRYTALTGRPALPPAWSFGLWLSTSFTTSYDEATVTSFVDGMADRGIPLSVFHFDCFWMREYQWCDFEWDPEVFPDPEGMLARLKDKGLRVSVWINPYIAQKSPLFDEAAALGHLVRRPDGAVWQWDLWQAGMGLVDFTSPDARAWFQSKLKALLDQGVDCFKTDFGERIPTDVVWHDGSDPERMHNYYTHLYNRTVFELLEKERGQGEAVVFARSATAGGQQYPVHWGGDCWSSFEAMAESLRGGLSLSLSGFGFWSHDIGGFEGTPDPEVFKRWLAFGLLSSHSRLHGSTSYRVPWEFGDEAVDVARRFTLLKHRLMPYLYGAAAEAHRTGVPMMRPMMLEFPRDPACRPLDRQYMLGPDLLVAPVFSADGEVEVYLPAGTWTHLLSGERVAGPCWRTERHGYDSLPLYVREGAVLPLADDDSRPDGDWLDAPVLLVHPPAASDYAAEVTVPDTAGLPAAAFRVRRDGDHLRVTASGTDRPFTVRVPGGAEATGSDEVTLPLGDGAAAAG from the coding sequence ATGAAATTCACCGACGGCTTCTGGCGCATCCGCGACGGCGTCCAGATCTCGTACGCCACCGAGGTGCGAGATGTCCGCGCGGAATCGAAGCGCTTCACCAGCTATGCGTCGACGAAGACGGTGACGCGCCGGGGCGACACCCTCAACGCCCCGCTGGTCACGGTCGAGTGCTTCTCCCCCGCCGAGGGCGTGGTCGGCGTCCGGGTCACCCACCACGCGGGCAGGCGCCGCCCCGGCCCCGATTTCGCCCTGGCGGGCGTGGCCGAGGGCGCGGGCGAGGTGCGCCGGGACGGCCCCGTCACGGAACTGACCAGCGGTCCCCTGACCCTGCGTCTGGACGGGGACGGCACCTTCGGGCTGACCTTCCTCGACCCGGACGGACGGGAGTTGACCCGGGCCGGCGCCAAGAGCACCGCGTACGCCACCACCGGCGACGGGGCGCACCACGTGCTGAGCCGGCTGTCCCTGGGCGTCGGGGAGCACGTCTACGGCCTGGGGGAACGCTTCACCCCGTTCGTCAAGAACGGCCAGACCGTCGACGTGTGGCAGGCCGACGGCGGCACCAGCAGCGAACAGGCCTACAAGAACGTCCCGTTCTACCTGTCCTCGCGCGGCTACGGCGTCTTCGTCAACCACCCGGGGGCCGTTTCCTTCGAGGTCGGCTCCGAGTCCGTCGGACAGGTGCAGTTCAGCGTCGAGGACCAGTCGCTCGAGTACTACGTGATCGCGGGCCCCACGCCCAAGGAGGTCCTCGGCCGCTACACGGCCCTCACCGGCCGCCCGGCGCTCCCGCCGGCCTGGTCGTTCGGCCTGTGGCTGAGCACCTCGTTCACCACCTCCTACGACGAGGCCACCGTGACCTCGTTCGTCGACGGCATGGCCGACCGCGGCATCCCGCTGTCGGTGTTCCACTTCGACTGCTTCTGGATGCGCGAGTACCAGTGGTGCGACTTCGAGTGGGACCCGGAGGTCTTCCCGGACCCGGAGGGCATGCTGGCCCGGCTGAAGGACAAGGGCCTGCGCGTCAGCGTGTGGATCAACCCGTACATCGCGCAGAAGTCCCCGCTGTTCGACGAGGCCGCCGCGCTCGGACACCTGGTGCGGCGGCCGGACGGCGCCGTGTGGCAATGGGACCTGTGGCAGGCCGGCATGGGGCTGGTCGACTTCACCAGCCCGGACGCCCGCGCCTGGTTCCAGTCCAAGCTCAAGGCGCTGCTCGACCAGGGCGTGGACTGCTTCAAGACGGACTTCGGCGAGCGCATCCCGACGGACGTCGTCTGGCACGACGGCTCGGACCCCGAGCGGATGCACAACTACTACACGCACCTGTACAACCGCACGGTGTTCGAGCTGCTGGAGAAGGAGCGCGGGCAGGGTGAGGCGGTCGTGTTCGCCCGGTCGGCGACCGCCGGCGGGCAGCAGTACCCGGTGCACTGGGGCGGGGACTGCTGGTCGTCCTTCGAGGCGATGGCGGAGTCGCTGCGCGGCGGGCTGTCCCTGTCGCTGAGCGGCTTCGGCTTCTGGAGCCACGACATCGGCGGGTTCGAGGGCACCCCCGACCCGGAGGTGTTCAAGCGCTGGTTGGCCTTCGGCCTGCTGTCCTCGCACAGCCGGCTGCACGGCTCCACGTCGTACCGGGTGCCGTGGGAGTTCGGCGACGAGGCGGTGGACGTCGCCCGGCGGTTCACGCTGCTCAAGCACCGGCTGATGCCGTACCTGTACGGCGCGGCGGCCGAGGCGCACCGGACGGGCGTGCCGATGATGCGGCCCATGATGCTGGAGTTCCCGCGCGATCCGGCGTGCCGCCCGCTGGACCGCCAGTACATGCTGGGCCCCGACCTGCTGGTCGCGCCCGTGTTCAGCGCGGACGGCGAGGTGGAGGTGTACCTGCCCGCGGGCACCTGGACGCATCTGCTCAGCGGCGAGCGGGTGGCGGGCCCCTGCTGGCGCACCGAGCGCCACGGCTACGACAGCCTGCCGCTGTACGTCCGTGAGGGCGCCGTGCTGCCGCTGGCCGACGACGACTCACGGCCGGACGGCGACTGGCTCGACGCGCCGGTGCTGCTGGTCCACCCGCCGGCCGCATCCGACTACGCGGCGGAGGTCACCGTGCCGGACACGGCGGGGCTGCCCGCCGCGGCGTTCCGGGTACGGCGGGACGGGGACCATCTGCGGGTGACGGCCTCCGGCACGGACCGCCCGTTCACGGTACGCGTCCCGGGCGGCGCGGAGGCCACGGGCAGCGACGAGGTGACGCTGCCGCTGGGTGACGGTGCCGCTGCCGCTGGATGA
- a CDS encoding carbohydrate ABC transporter permease: MAAQAPTAPRRRWGSTVAGLLVLAVMLFPLYWMLNTALQPESGLLQVDPVPSGLDLSGFSKAVSDQGTNLLTSLLVSVGAVAICLAIAAPAAYGLARFGLRGSRTMVFGTLITQMVPGIVIANALYNSYVDLGLVNSYAGLMLADASLGIPFSIVLMRSFMVSIPGEVIEAAEIDGAGPVRVFLRVVLPMSRNALITSGLFAFLFAWSDFMFALTLNTTDDVKPITLGIYQYIGAHVGDWGSVMAAAVLSAVPAAILLVLAQKYIAAGISGGSVK, encoded by the coding sequence ATGGCCGCACAGGCACCCACCGCGCCCCGCCGCCGCTGGGGCTCCACCGTCGCGGGTCTGCTCGTCCTCGCGGTGATGCTGTTCCCGCTGTACTGGATGCTCAACACCGCGCTCCAGCCCGAGTCGGGCCTGCTCCAGGTCGACCCGGTGCCCTCCGGCCTGGACCTGTCCGGCTTCTCCAAGGCCGTCTCCGACCAGGGCACCAACCTGCTGACCTCACTGCTGGTGTCCGTCGGCGCGGTCGCGATCTGCCTCGCGATCGCCGCGCCCGCCGCCTACGGACTGGCCCGCTTCGGCCTGCGCGGCTCACGCACCATGGTCTTCGGCACCCTGATCACCCAGATGGTGCCGGGCATCGTCATCGCCAACGCCCTCTACAACTCCTACGTCGACCTCGGCCTGGTGAACTCCTACGCCGGCCTGATGCTCGCGGACGCCTCGCTCGGCATACCGTTCTCGATCGTGCTGATGCGTTCCTTCATGGTGTCCATCCCCGGCGAGGTGATCGAGGCCGCCGAGATCGACGGGGCCGGACCGGTACGGGTGTTCCTGCGCGTGGTGCTGCCGATGAGCCGCAACGCGCTGATCACCTCCGGGCTGTTCGCCTTCCTGTTCGCGTGGAGCGACTTCATGTTCGCCCTCACCCTGAACACCACGGACGACGTCAAGCCGATCACCCTGGGCATCTACCAGTACATCGGCGCCCACGTCGGGGACTGGGGCTCGGTGATGGCCGCGGCCGTGCTCTCCGCCGTGCCCGCCGCGATCCTCCTCGTCCTCGCCCAGAAGTACATCGCCGCCGGGATCTCCGGGGGCTCCGTCAAGTGA
- a CDS encoding GH1 family beta-glucosidase produces MSDFPRFPPGFVFGAATASYQIEGAAREDGRGPSIWDTYSRTPGRVANGDTGDVACDHYHRYPEDVALLRDLGVGSYRFSVAWPRIVPDGSGPVNPKGLDFYSRLVDELLTAGIEPAVTLYHWDLPQALEDRGGWRVRDTAERFAEYTAVVADHLGDRVPRWITLNEPWCSAFLGYSVGRHAPGAQEGRGALAAAHHLLVGHGLAVRALRAAGVREAGITLNLDHHLPATDSDADRAAVVRADTLHNLVWTEPILAGRYPDTEEETWGELITGQDFRRDGDLELIAQPLDFLGVNYYRPIVVADAPHRESDIALRVATDNRYTEEPMPGVRRTAMGWPVAPATFTDLLMDLGKQYGDALPPVHITENGSAEDDEVAADGAVHDTARVQYLRDHLTALRAAIDAGVDVRGYYVWSLLDNFEWAFGYDKRFGIVRVDYDTQRRTPKDSYHWYRRMIAAQRS; encoded by the coding sequence ATGAGCGACTTCCCCCGGTTCCCGCCCGGCTTCGTCTTCGGCGCCGCCACCGCCTCCTACCAGATCGAGGGAGCGGCCCGGGAGGACGGACGCGGACCGTCGATCTGGGACACCTACAGCCGCACCCCCGGCCGGGTCGCGAACGGCGACACCGGTGACGTCGCCTGCGACCACTACCACCGCTACCCGGAGGACGTGGCGCTCCTGCGCGACCTGGGCGTCGGCTCGTACCGCTTCTCCGTCGCCTGGCCGCGGATCGTGCCCGACGGCTCAGGGCCGGTGAACCCCAAGGGTCTCGACTTCTACTCCCGGCTGGTCGACGAACTCCTCACCGCCGGCATCGAGCCGGCCGTCACCCTCTACCACTGGGACCTCCCGCAGGCCCTGGAGGACCGGGGCGGCTGGCGGGTGCGGGACACCGCGGAGCGGTTCGCCGAGTACACGGCCGTCGTCGCGGACCACCTGGGCGACCGGGTGCCCCGCTGGATCACCCTGAACGAGCCGTGGTGCAGCGCCTTCCTCGGCTACTCCGTCGGCCGTCACGCCCCCGGCGCCCAGGAGGGCCGGGGCGCGCTCGCCGCCGCCCACCACCTGCTGGTCGGCCACGGCCTCGCCGTACGGGCCCTGCGCGCGGCGGGGGTGCGTGAGGCCGGCATCACCCTCAACCTCGACCACCACCTGCCCGCGACGGACTCCGACGCCGACCGGGCGGCGGTGGTACGCGCCGACACCCTGCACAACCTGGTGTGGACGGAGCCGATCCTCGCCGGGCGCTACCCGGACACCGAGGAGGAGACCTGGGGCGAGCTGATCACCGGGCAGGACTTCCGCCGCGACGGCGACCTGGAGCTGATCGCGCAGCCGCTGGACTTCCTGGGCGTCAACTACTATCGCCCGATCGTCGTGGCCGACGCCCCCCACCGGGAGAGCGACATCGCCCTGCGGGTGGCGACCGACAACCGGTACACGGAGGAGCCGATGCCCGGCGTCCGGCGCACCGCCATGGGCTGGCCGGTGGCGCCGGCCACCTTCACCGACCTCCTGATGGACCTCGGGAAGCAGTACGGGGACGCGCTGCCGCCCGTCCACATCACGGAGAACGGCTCCGCCGAGGACGACGAGGTGGCCGCCGACGGCGCCGTGCATGACACGGCCCGCGTGCAGTACCTCCGCGACCACCTGACCGCGCTGCGGGCCGCGATCGACGCCGGCGTCGACGTGCGCGGCTACTACGTGTGGTCCCTGCTGGACAACTTCGAGTGGGCCTTCGGCTACGACAAGCGCTTCGGCATCGTCCGCGTCGACTACGACACCCAGCGGCGCACCCCGAAGGACAGTTATCACTGGTACCGGCGCATGATCGCCGCCCAGCGGTCCTGA